In Rubrobacter radiotolerans DSM 5868, a genomic segment contains:
- a CDS encoding IS1182 family transposase translates to MCLHPRPVEPVPEETVRVARAAFPRGNRYLLMRDELGAIFEDAQFTHLFPTRGKPALSPWRLALVTVMQFAEGLSDRQAAEAVRARIDWKYALSLELDDRGFDASVLCEFRARLAEGAAEELLFDVVLERFRAMGLLKARGRQRTDSTHVLAAVRRLNRLERVGETVRLALNALATVAPEWLKGQVRPEWADRYARPFDDIRLPKGENARRAVAERIGKDGFELLGALASEDAAAWLREIPAVETLRRVWVQQYLRTPEGIRWRSDEDGLPPAPREIDSPVDPDARHSKKNSTSWLGYRVHLTETCDDGAPRILTRVGTATAPTQDDEATAEVHQDLRGRGLLPRIHLVDSAYLDADLLAISREDYGIDLLGPARRNKGWQARERTGFDQSNFEIDWDKEHATCPEGKRSLSWVPGTRRGKPVVWAQFARKDCGACPSQKLCLRHKPAADGRKPRKQITLLPRERHEALKAAREREKTPEYAREYRRRAGVEGTISRAVRICRIRRSRYLGLEKTRLQHLLSAAALNFVRLSEWISDTPPPEARVSPFSKLMNMPA, encoded by the coding sequence ATGTGTTTGCACCCCCGTCCGGTCGAGCCGGTCCCGGAGGAGACGGTCCGCGTCGCCAGGGCGGCCTTCCCGAGAGGCAACCGCTACCTGCTCATGCGAGACGAGCTCGGCGCCATCTTCGAGGACGCGCAATTCACCCACCTCTTCCCGACGCGCGGCAAGCCGGCCCTCTCACCCTGGCGCCTGGCGCTCGTCACGGTGATGCAGTTCGCCGAAGGACTTTCGGATCGGCAGGCCGCCGAAGCCGTCAGGGCGCGCATCGACTGGAAGTACGCTCTTTCCCTGGAGCTCGACGACCGCGGCTTCGACGCCTCGGTACTCTGCGAGTTCCGCGCCCGGCTTGCCGAGGGTGCCGCGGAGGAACTACTTTTCGACGTTGTCCTGGAGAGGTTCCGAGCAATGGGTTTGCTCAAGGCGCGCGGCAGGCAGCGCACCGACTCGACCCACGTGCTCGCCGCCGTGAGGCGCCTCAATCGCCTGGAGCGCGTGGGCGAGACGGTGAGGCTGGCGTTGAACGCTCTCGCAACGGTTGCTCCGGAGTGGCTAAAGGGACAAGTCCGACCGGAGTGGGCGGATCGTTACGCACGTCCATTCGACGACATCCGTCTGCCGAAGGGAGAGAACGCGCGTCGCGCCGTGGCCGAGAGGATCGGAAAAGACGGCTTCGAACTGCTCGGCGCACTCGCGAGCGAAGACGCTGCGGCCTGGCTGCGGGAGATCCCGGCGGTGGAGACCCTTCGCAGGGTGTGGGTTCAGCAGTACTTGAGGACTCCAGAGGGCATCAGGTGGAGAAGCGACGAGGACGGACTTCCGCCGGCGCCGAGGGAGATAGATTCGCCCGTGGATCCGGACGCGCGCCACAGCAAGAAGAACTCGACCTCCTGGCTCGGCTACCGCGTACACCTCACGGAAACCTGCGACGATGGCGCTCCGAGGATACTCACCCGCGTTGGGACGGCCACGGCTCCGACCCAGGACGACGAGGCGACCGCCGAGGTACACCAGGATCTTCGAGGGAGGGGTCTCCTTCCGAGAATACATCTGGTCGACTCCGCCTACCTCGACGCGGACTTGCTCGCGATCTCAAGAGAGGATTACGGGATCGACCTCCTCGGCCCAGCGAGGCGGAACAAGGGCTGGCAGGCCAGAGAGCGCACGGGCTTCGACCAGAGCAACTTCGAGATCGACTGGGACAAAGAGCACGCGACCTGCCCGGAGGGCAAGAGGAGCCTGAGCTGGGTACCCGGCACCCGTCGCGGGAAGCCCGTCGTGTGGGCGCAGTTCGCGAGAAAGGACTGCGGCGCCTGCCCGAGCCAGAAGCTGTGCCTCAGACACAAGCCCGCCGCGGACGGCAGAAAACCCAGAAAGCAGATCACGCTACTTCCCAGAGAACGCCACGAGGCCCTCAAGGCCGCCCGCGAGCGGGAGAAAACGCCGGAATACGCGAGGGAGTACCGCAGGCGCGCGGGCGTCGAGGGTACCATCTCCCGCGCCGTGCGGATCTGCCGCATCCGACGATCGAGGTACCTCGGATTGGAGAAGACCCGCCTACAGCACCTGCTGAGCGCCGCGGCACTGAACTTCGTCCGGCTCAGTGAGTGGATTTCCGACACGCCTCCACCCGAAGCCAGGGTCTCTCCTTTCTCCAAGCTCATGAACATGCCAGCGTAG
- a CDS encoding single-stranded DNA-binding protein has product MAGYNRVILAGNVTRDPELKLVGDGVPVCSFGLAVNRVRARDRDVVDFFDVSAWRELGETVANYKKKGDPILVEGRLQYRTWKAEDGSKRSKVDVIADSIQFLGRGGGESGEDPAIP; this is encoded by the coding sequence ATGGCTGGCTACAACAGGGTGATCTTGGCCGGGAACGTAACGAGAGACCCGGAGCTGAAGCTCGTCGGAGACGGTGTTCCCGTGTGTTCCTTCGGGTTGGCGGTCAACCGGGTAAGGGCGCGAGACAGGGACGTTGTGGATTTCTTCGACGTAAGTGCCTGGCGTGAACTCGGGGAGACCGTGGCGAACTACAAGAAGAAGGGAGACCCCATCCTCGTCGAAGGCCGACTCCAGTACCGAACCTGGAAGGCGGAGGACGGCTCGAAACGCTCCAAAGTGGATGTCATCGCCGACAGCATCCAGTTCCTCGGTAGAGGTGGAGGAGAGAGCGGTGAAGACCCCGCAATTCCCTGA